The Desulfurella amilsii DNA window GTCCTGGCAGTGGCTTAAATTCCTGGTATGTAAGCCTTGATAATTCTGAATCAAATGGCTACCTAAAAGAGCGAGATATATCAGATCCTACGGTTACAGGCCAAAATGTGGTCTTTTTTACCACCACAGAACCCACAAGTAATCTATGCGGTTTTGGCGGCAGAACGCGCGTATGGGGTCTAAACTGTGCAACTGGTACTGCTGCGCTTGATAACTCTTGCCCTGGCTATGTTGTTAACAATGTAAGCGGCACGCTGCTTTTGCAAACTTCAACGGGTGCGGTTGAGCAAGTTAACCCCACCACTACTTTTACAAAAGGAAACCCTGCAACATCCTGGCAAACGGGCATTTCGCCAGAGACATCCACAACCTTTATAGCGCCATTTACGGGTCAAGCAGGTATAATTATACAATGGAAGAAAGAATAATCAGCGCATTTACTCTTTTAGAAGTAGTTTTGGCTTTAGCAATACTTGCAATTGTTTTATCCATTGCTATACCAAATTTTTCGCAGTTTTTAGAAGACTACAACATGTCAAATCAGGTTGATAAGTTTTACTCAGATATTAATTATACAAAATTTTACTGCATATCTCACCATGTGCCAGTTAATATTAATATATCTCAAAATCAAATAGAAGCTCTAACAAATGATACAAACTCAACGCTTATTGTGCAGGATAATTTTAGTTACCCTATGTCTTGTTCAAATAATTCTGTTACAATTGCCCTAAATGCATTTGGCATAGCTCAAGGTAGTGCAAGCTGCTATATTGAGCAAAAAAATAATGCAAACCCCAATTGTTTTGTAATTCAATCATCAAGGATTAGCACAGGAAGGTGGATAAATGGTATCTGTCAACAATAAAGCTTTTACTATAATTGAAGCAATTATTGCATTATTTATCTTGTTGATTGTCGTGCTTGGGCTATTGTATAGTTTAAACTTGTCAATAAATGTAAATATGCAAAATACGCTACGAAATCACGCACTAAGAATTGCTCAATCTCAAACAGATGAAATTCTAAACAATGCT harbors:
- a CDS encoding prepilin-type N-terminal cleavage/methylation domain-containing protein — protein: MEERIISAFTLLEVVLALAILAIVLSIAIPNFSQFLEDYNMSNQVDKFYSDINYTKFYCISHHVPVNINISQNQIEALTNDTNSTLIVQDNFSYPMSCSNNSVTIALNAFGIAQGSASCYIEQKNNANPNCFVIQSSRISTGRWINGICQQ